The Desulfosporosinus sp. Sb-LF genome contains a region encoding:
- a CDS encoding ammonium transporter, producing the protein MINSGDTAFVLISAALVCLMTPGLAFFYGGLVRKKNVLTIMIQSFISMGIVTAIWVFGGFSLAFGKDMHGLIGNLQYFGLQGVGMSPNPAYGPTIPFLVFYIYQSMFAIITPALITGAFADRVNFKSYLKFLVLWSILVYIPLTHWVWGGGFLAQMGVVDFAGGIVVHVSAGIAALASVFFVGKRVMVPGENAAPHNIAFVALGTGLLWFGWFGFNGGSALAANGIAATAFVNTDIAGSLAMITWLLISWIHEKKPTMVGVLTGAVAGLATITPAAGYVRPWAAVIIGILSSVVCYLAVQVRIKLDWDDALDVWGVHGVGGILGSILVGVFAESVVNGTSGLVQGNVHQFLIQVFGVVFTGVYAFVVTYLILKVINVFDSVRVPEKMEILGLDTSIHGEVAYDL; encoded by the coding sequence ATGATCAACAGTGGGGATACAGCCTTTGTATTAATCAGTGCTGCACTGGTTTGCCTAATGACGCCGGGATTAGCCTTCTTTTACGGTGGCCTGGTACGAAAAAAGAACGTTTTGACTATTATGATTCAGAGTTTTATTTCCATGGGAATCGTCACAGCCATTTGGGTTTTTGGCGGGTTCAGTCTAGCCTTTGGTAAAGACATGCATGGCCTGATCGGCAATCTTCAATATTTCGGGTTACAAGGAGTCGGCATGAGCCCCAATCCTGCTTATGGGCCAACGATACCGTTTTTAGTATTCTATATTTATCAATCAATGTTTGCTATTATAACTCCTGCTTTGATTACTGGGGCCTTTGCCGACAGGGTCAATTTTAAGAGCTACCTGAAGTTTTTAGTCCTGTGGAGCATTTTAGTCTATATACCTTTGACCCACTGGGTCTGGGGCGGCGGTTTTCTGGCTCAAATGGGCGTGGTTGATTTTGCAGGTGGTATCGTTGTTCACGTCAGCGCTGGCATTGCTGCCTTGGCCTCTGTCTTTTTTGTCGGCAAACGAGTTATGGTGCCAGGGGAAAATGCCGCACCCCATAACATTGCCTTTGTTGCCTTAGGAACTGGCCTCTTATGGTTTGGCTGGTTCGGTTTCAATGGCGGCAGCGCTTTAGCCGCTAATGGAATCGCGGCAACGGCCTTTGTGAATACAGATATTGCTGGTTCGCTGGCCATGATTACTTGGCTATTAATTTCTTGGATTCATGAAAAGAAACCGACTATGGTCGGCGTTCTGACCGGTGCAGTCGCTGGTTTGGCAACAATTACGCCAGCAGCGGGTTATGTCCGACCATGGGCTGCAGTAATTATCGGCATTTTGTCCTCCGTTGTTTGTTATCTGGCTGTACAAGTGCGAATTAAACTTGACTGGGACGATGCCCTTGACGTCTGGGGAGTTCATGGAGTCGGCGGTATTCTGGGCTCCATACTGGTGGGTGTCTTTGCCGAATCAGTCGTTAATGGCACGAGTGGGCTAGTTCAGGGTAACGTTCACCAATTCCTGATTCAGGTATTTGGTGTTGTCTTTACTGGTGTCTACGCCTTTGTCGTAACCTATCTAATTCTAAAAGTCATCAATGTTTTCGATTCAGTCCGGGTACCCGAAAAGATGGAAATACTGGGGCTGGACACCTCCATTCACGGCGAAGTCGCTTACGATTTATAA
- a CDS encoding response regulator transcription factor → MTIKVFLADDHKILRESLIFLLQQESDIEVIGEAAEGHKALDEILRLKPDIAILDISLPRLNGLEVAARLKKEDPSIKIIILTMHKNEDFVARAYQLEVNGYVLKDNALEELLKSIRIVQTGGIYLSSDITSTVVSGFVANFNRKGGKAELISSREREIVQLLAEGNSNKDIAQLLNLSLKTVETHRSNIMHKLGLKSITDLVLYAVRNHLIEP, encoded by the coding sequence ATGACGATTAAGGTGTTTTTAGCCGATGACCATAAAATACTGCGCGAATCTCTAATCTTTTTACTGCAACAGGAAAGCGATATTGAAGTGATTGGCGAGGCCGCCGAAGGTCACAAGGCCCTCGATGAAATTCTGCGTCTGAAACCAGATATTGCAATTTTGGACATCTCTCTTCCTCGACTCAATGGTTTAGAAGTCGCTGCTCGTCTCAAAAAGGAAGACCCTTCTATTAAGATAATTATTTTAACTATGCATAAAAATGAGGATTTCGTGGCCCGGGCGTATCAATTGGAAGTTAACGGCTATGTCTTAAAAGATAACGCCCTGGAGGAACTCCTAAAATCGATTAGAATCGTACAGACTGGAGGAATTTACCTTTCTTCAGATATTACTTCAACTGTCGTATCTGGCTTCGTAGCCAATTTCAACCGAAAAGGAGGGAAAGCTGAGCTTATTTCTTCCCGAGAAAGAGAAATAGTACAGCTTTTAGCCGAGGGAAACAGTAACAAGGATATTGCTCAACTGCTGAATTTGAGTTTAAAGACCGTGGAAACTCATCGTTCGAATATTATGCATAAACTAGGCTTGAAAAGTATCACGGATTTGGTTTTATATGCTGTCCGCAATCACCTCATCGAGCCCTAA
- a CDS encoding histidine kinase, with protein MNMNHLWIIVSASFVFFMQAGFVCYEVGFIQSKNVISVAIENILTFVITTLVYCFLGFALMFGPTHLGIFGGNYWLLSHLPLTYPSLGYVFVFFELMFAGTAVTIVSGSMSERTRLLPLLIAAGFLAGFIYPLFGHWVWGDLFLNQPAWLKQLGFLDFAGATVVHGTAGWVSLAGIIMVGARKDRWDATGKLKKLGRSNIPFAALGTFILWFSWFGFNGGSLLEFNDRVGLILLNTNFSAASGVVGAILTNHFFLKDHSYMEAIFAGALGGLVAITAGSNYLQPQDAVIVGLISGSVVVFSGLWLEKLGLDDAVGAVSIHGFGGATGTILLAFLAPSEILDGQTRLVKILVQLTGVSVNFLWAFGLGLLMFYLINKTIGLRVSVEEEEKGLNIVEFADLYSWQDYLKMTHYEILTQDLSGTIQVQNQLLQKQAKLLVETQEQERVKLARDLHDGVGQSLAALKLQLGMIAQKIKVEHPNSQLSGQVERTVSLTAETIEEIRGVLFNLKPALLQEKGLSASVEVLLKNLEKASGIRFEYHLLTTMPIWEEAASLNLYRVIQECLTNILKHAQATQIAVNFSRLRSNLYLFQISDNGQGFNVNEIHAGLGLSSIQERLKMLGGKLHISTEEGKGTTLMMEVPYDD; from the coding sequence ATGAATATGAATCACCTCTGGATCATCGTAAGTGCGAGTTTTGTTTTCTTTATGCAGGCCGGCTTTGTTTGCTATGAAGTTGGATTTATCCAATCCAAGAATGTCATTAGTGTGGCCATTGAAAACATCCTCACGTTTGTCATCACGACCTTGGTTTACTGTTTTTTGGGTTTTGCACTGATGTTCGGACCCACTCATCTGGGAATTTTCGGTGGCAACTACTGGTTACTCAGCCATCTGCCTCTTACTTATCCTTCCCTGGGATATGTGTTTGTTTTTTTTGAACTAATGTTTGCCGGAACCGCGGTGACGATTGTCTCCGGGAGTATGTCTGAGAGAACCCGTCTACTCCCCTTACTGATCGCCGCAGGTTTCCTTGCAGGTTTCATTTATCCCCTGTTTGGGCATTGGGTATGGGGAGATTTATTCCTTAATCAACCTGCCTGGTTAAAACAGCTGGGTTTCTTAGATTTTGCCGGAGCTACCGTCGTTCACGGAACGGCAGGTTGGGTTTCCTTAGCTGGAATTATCATGGTCGGGGCACGCAAAGATCGCTGGGATGCTACCGGAAAGTTAAAAAAATTAGGACGATCCAACATTCCCTTTGCAGCTTTAGGAACTTTCATTTTATGGTTTAGTTGGTTTGGCTTTAACGGTGGCAGCCTGTTAGAGTTTAATGACCGAGTCGGTTTGATTCTATTAAACACCAATTTTTCGGCAGCTTCGGGAGTTGTCGGTGCGATTCTAACCAACCATTTTTTCCTCAAAGACCATAGTTATATGGAGGCTATCTTTGCGGGAGCCTTGGGAGGGCTAGTCGCTATTACGGCCGGTTCCAACTACCTCCAACCACAGGATGCCGTTATAGTTGGATTAATCTCAGGTTCCGTCGTTGTCTTTTCTGGATTGTGGCTGGAAAAGCTCGGGTTGGATGATGCCGTGGGAGCGGTGTCCATTCACGGTTTTGGCGGCGCTACGGGCACGATCTTGTTGGCTTTTTTAGCTCCATCGGAAATTTTGGATGGCCAAACACGCCTGGTCAAAATTTTGGTTCAATTGACGGGCGTGAGTGTTAATTTTCTCTGGGCGTTTGGTTTAGGGCTCTTGATGTTTTACCTGATTAATAAGACGATTGGCCTACGGGTCTCCGTAGAGGAAGAAGAAAAAGGATTAAACATAGTTGAATTCGCCGATCTTTATTCCTGGCAGGACTATTTGAAAATGACGCATTATGAGATTCTGACTCAGGACCTCAGCGGAACAATCCAAGTTCAAAATCAATTGTTGCAGAAGCAAGCCAAGCTTCTCGTGGAAACTCAGGAGCAAGAACGGGTAAAACTGGCAAGAGATCTTCATGACGGTGTCGGTCAATCCCTCGCAGCTTTAAAACTACAATTGGGCATGATTGCTCAGAAAATTAAGGTTGAACATCCGAATTCTCAGTTAAGTGGGCAGGTCGAACGCACAGTGAGCTTAACAGCTGAAACCATTGAGGAAATCCGAGGGGTTTTATTTAATTTGAAACCGGCTCTTTTGCAAGAGAAAGGACTATCGGCGTCTGTCGAAGTTTTATTGAAGAACCTGGAAAAAGCCAGTGGCATCCGGTTTGAATATCATTTACTAACCACAATGCCCATCTGGGAAGAAGCCGCTAGCTTAAATCTGTACCGGGTCATTCAGGAATGTTTGACGAATATCTTAAAACATGCTCAGGCGACTCAAATCGCCGTAAACTTTAGCAGGCTCAGAAGCAACCTTTATCTTTTTCAAATCAGTGATAACGGCCAGGGCTTTAACGTTAATGAAATCCACGCCGGGTTGGGCTTGAGTTCCATCCAGGAGAGGCTAAAAATGCTCGGTGGGAAGCTACATATTAGCACTGAAGAAGGAAAAGGGACAACCTTAATGATGGAGGTACCTTATGACGATTAA
- a CDS encoding GNAT family N-acetyltransferase — translation MDKTIRKMIPAELESIYQRIELDFAVGEYAPLNVLAKQIEKGVQQGSIFHNGENDVAYSICADGCANGYVLISLLSVYNDFRALGLGSTFLEALIRNYSLKQGVVVEVEKPENSRTDEERLLCEKRIKFYQKAGFNLVPNIDYSIWDVPMHLMVLPLNASMNTMNKMIGQIIREIYIGLMGKRYIHKLEFSYVLPQDIKRDDQDQKGSTL, via the coding sequence ATGGACAAGACTATTCGGAAAATGATACCTGCAGAATTGGAAAGTATCTACCAACGTATTGAACTTGATTTTGCAGTAGGCGAGTATGCTCCATTGAATGTTTTGGCCAAACAGATTGAAAAGGGTGTACAACAAGGTTCTATTTTTCATAATGGTGAAAATGATGTTGCCTATTCAATTTGCGCAGATGGATGCGCCAACGGATATGTCCTCATTAGTTTATTGTCAGTGTATAATGATTTTAGGGCCCTTGGTCTTGGGTCGACTTTCCTAGAAGCCTTGATTAGAAATTATTCCCTGAAGCAAGGTGTTGTCGTTGAAGTTGAAAAGCCTGAGAACTCAAGAACTGACGAGGAAAGATTACTCTGCGAAAAAAGAATAAAATTCTATCAAAAGGCAGGGTTTAATTTGGTTCCTAACATCGATTATTCAATATGGGATGTTCCAATGCATCTTATGGTATTACCATTGAATGCGTCTATGAATACTATGAATAAGATGATTGGACAAATAATACGCGAAATATACATAGGACTTATGGGAAAACGCTATATTCATAAATTGGAATTTAGTTATGTATTACCCCAGGACATTAAAAGAGATGATCAGGATCAGAAAGGTTCAACATTATGA
- a CDS encoding Crp/Fnr family transcriptional regulator: MFQITDGELEYLIRIAPEIKYPKGQIVFSTCQRTNEVYYIKSGLVKIYRTTSDGRQVSVAIRYPGDFIGLAEVLSHVNEREYSAEAMDNVSIIIIGKDSFKKMLTEMPEFSEKLIRLMSDRLREAQNTIYDFIMNPIQGRLAILLLNMAERAGTEGDDGLIRVRLRVTQEELACVIGSARQTISSLLNLLKEDGGIQYEGREIVSVNPNKLKTWIQE; this comes from the coding sequence GTGTTTCAGATAACGGACGGAGAACTTGAGTATTTAATTAGAATAGCTCCAGAAATTAAATACCCCAAAGGGCAGATCGTTTTTTCAACCTGCCAAAGGACAAATGAAGTTTATTATATTAAAAGTGGTTTGGTTAAGATTTACCGCACTACATCAGACGGTCGTCAGGTGTCTGTTGCAATCCGGTATCCAGGTGACTTTATTGGTCTGGCTGAAGTGCTGAGTCATGTTAATGAGAGAGAGTATAGTGCAGAGGCAATGGACAATGTATCTATTATAATTATCGGAAAGGATAGCTTTAAAAAAATGCTGACCGAAATGCCCGAGTTTTCCGAGAAGCTGATCAGGCTGATGAGTGATAGGTTAAGGGAAGCACAGAATACAATCTATGATTTTATCATGAACCCTATTCAAGGGCGGCTAGCCATTCTTCTGTTAAATATGGCGGAACGTGCAGGGACTGAAGGAGACGATGGTCTTATTCGTGTGCGATTGCGAGTTACCCAGGAAGAACTTGCCTGCGTAATAGGCTCAGCACGTCAAACGATTTCGTCTCTCCTCAACTTGCTTAAGGAAGACGGGGGCATCCAATATGAAGGTAGAGAGATTGTTAGCGTCAACCCAAACAAACTAAAAACATGGATTCAGGAATAA
- a CDS encoding DASS family sodium-coupled anion symporter, producing the protein MSEFTSQTKTKSTKVMAKSTGIKHNKYALPGFIFSWIVFAAILTMVPTSESLTGGGRAALAVMGWATTIWLTNGLPLAVSGLMIPVLLSLTGASKKLPEAFSGFTNDVTFLILGCFILAAVMQVTGLDKRIALSIVSRVKPTVGSVLKGIIGAHLVTAVLVPATNARGALFLPIIQGLNSLFEKAGEGARARKVFTMVGIGFASLASGTILMHSHMSNVIVAQTINQAMKKDVITWGSWAWMNWPLLGILVIIYYWVNWVMKSKNIEVPGGISEIKRQKEAMGNMTTTEWIVLVTFGIAILLWATEQIHGYNMALVALVAVMVLFIPGLTNFSWQKVQSNTLFGTWLLLCGSLSLVSAFSKTGVDKWIASHLVGLAPAWGWIGVSIFICVVVQISRLGIVSNVAAVTLLAPIVAAMAPMLGLNTVAFTMMVLNVDSYAFVLPISVTACLIAYGTEEFTFGEFVKVGAPITLMVIFYMVLIMVPWYAVTGYPIWVPVH; encoded by the coding sequence ATGTCTGAGTTTACCTCACAAACAAAAACAAAGAGTACGAAAGTTATGGCGAAATCCACTGGAATTAAACATAACAAGTATGCATTACCTGGATTTATTTTTTCTTGGATAGTATTTGCGGCAATCTTAACAATGGTTCCCACGTCTGAAAGTCTCACTGGAGGTGGTCGAGCAGCCTTGGCTGTGATGGGTTGGGCTACAACAATTTGGTTGACCAATGGATTGCCTTTAGCAGTTTCAGGTTTGATGATACCGGTGTTATTATCCCTTACCGGTGCTAGTAAAAAGCTCCCCGAAGCCTTTAGCGGCTTTACTAATGACGTTACCTTCCTTATTCTTGGGTGTTTTATTCTGGCTGCTGTTATGCAAGTCACTGGCTTAGACAAACGGATTGCACTCAGTATTGTTTCAAGAGTTAAACCCACAGTAGGGAGTGTTTTGAAAGGCATAATTGGGGCTCACCTAGTAACCGCTGTACTTGTTCCTGCTACCAATGCCAGAGGAGCACTTTTCTTGCCGATCATTCAAGGGTTAAACAGTTTATTTGAGAAAGCAGGTGAGGGTGCTAGGGCAAGAAAGGTATTTACAATGGTAGGTATCGGTTTCGCCTCACTGGCTTCCGGAACTATTTTGATGCACAGCCATATGTCGAATGTCATCGTGGCTCAAACCATTAATCAGGCCATGAAAAAAGACGTTATCACTTGGGGTTCATGGGCCTGGATGAATTGGCCTTTGCTGGGAATTCTGGTCATCATATATTACTGGGTTAATTGGGTCATGAAATCTAAAAATATTGAAGTCCCTGGTGGTATCTCGGAAATCAAACGCCAAAAAGAAGCGATGGGTAATATGACGACTACTGAATGGATTGTATTAGTAACCTTTGGCATTGCTATTTTATTGTGGGCAACCGAACAAATTCATGGTTATAATATGGCCTTAGTTGCCCTAGTCGCTGTGATGGTGCTATTTATTCCGGGCCTTACCAACTTTTCTTGGCAAAAGGTACAATCCAATACCCTCTTTGGTACTTGGTTGTTGCTCTGTGGTTCCTTGTCGCTGGTATCCGCTTTTTCAAAGACCGGTGTAGACAAGTGGATTGCCTCTCACTTAGTTGGTTTAGCACCGGCTTGGGGTTGGATTGGTGTTAGTATCTTCATCTGTGTGGTTGTGCAAATTAGCCGATTAGGTATTGTGAGTAACGTTGCGGCTGTAACCCTCTTGGCCCCTATTGTGGCTGCAATGGCCCCTATGCTTGGGCTGAACACCGTTGCCTTTACTATGATGGTGTTAAATGTGGATAGTTACGCCTTTGTTTTACCCATCTCGGTAACAGCCTGCCTAATCGCCTATGGAACCGAGGAATTTACCTTTGGCGAATTTGTTAAAGTAGGTGCTCCTATCACCTTAATGGTAATTTTCTATATGGTTTTAATCATGGTACCTTGGTATGCAGTAACCGGGTATCCCATCTGGGTACCCGTTCATTAA
- a CDS encoding adenylyl-sulfate reductase subunit alpha, whose translation MSRANLPQSFDKIDEVRIDTDILIIGAGNAGCFAAIEAKRLNPHLKVTLMEKAHIDRSGCLAGGMDAINTYIKKDRTIEDFVRWSRSQAGGLIREDLTISMAEVLNKPIEEWEEWGMPIKYEEDGEEYKTRGKWDITISGSEMKVILAEKTRQTGCEIINRVVATNYLMEGNKVIGAIGFGVRDGKVYIIRAKATIIATGGAAGLYKPYQNDGNDSHHQLWYAPFNVGTGFAIGIRQGAEMTTFEMRWCATRTKDFNGPIDTISVGYKTPMINCKGEQILKTRYAHLGGDAAPRYIRANAPMDEWREGRGPCYVDTTHMTPDQIHDMKYDYLNERPSYVLFLASRAQDLSKEPIEIYGSDPYIVGGHTASGYWVDVKRATTLPGLYACGDVAGGTPNKFVGGCAAEGLLSARAAVDYVASVEQGIINEEQISQEKDRIFAPGFRHSVVGDGVKPREMEERLQRLMDEYAGGVHQFFRMNKEGLEYALRNLKILKDQVKYLIATDLHELMDAHEVIDRLDVAQVLVHHLMYREETRWAGWQTRADFPEKNDQKFDCFVNSRYNPETGDVEMFTRPYEQIISGDRLKA comes from the coding sequence ATGTCAAGAGCAAATTTGCCCCAATCCTTTGATAAAATAGATGAGGTTCGCATCGATACAGATATTCTGATTATCGGCGCAGGAAATGCTGGCTGTTTCGCCGCCATTGAAGCCAAGCGTCTTAACCCTCATTTGAAGGTTACTTTAATGGAGAAAGCACACATCGACCGGAGTGGATGCCTAGCTGGTGGTATGGACGCGATTAATACTTATATAAAAAAGGATCGCACCATCGAAGACTTCGTTCGTTGGAGTCGTTCTCAGGCTGGTGGGCTGATCCGTGAAGATTTGACCATTTCGATGGCAGAAGTTTTAAACAAGCCTATCGAAGAATGGGAAGAGTGGGGTATGCCCATTAAATATGAAGAAGATGGGGAAGAGTACAAAACTAGGGGTAAATGGGATATCACCATTAGCGGTTCGGAGATGAAAGTCATTTTGGCTGAAAAGACCCGTCAAACTGGATGTGAAATCATAAATCGTGTAGTAGCTACCAACTACCTTATGGAGGGGAATAAAGTCATTGGTGCTATTGGTTTTGGTGTGAGAGACGGCAAGGTGTATATCATTCGAGCTAAGGCAACCATTATAGCCACCGGTGGTGCAGCTGGTTTGTATAAGCCGTATCAAAACGATGGTAATGACAGCCACCACCAGCTATGGTATGCCCCTTTTAATGTAGGGACTGGTTTTGCGATCGGTATTCGTCAGGGTGCTGAAATGACGACCTTTGAAATGCGCTGGTGTGCCACACGAACCAAAGATTTTAATGGTCCCATCGATACCATTTCAGTGGGTTATAAAACACCGATGATTAACTGCAAGGGCGAGCAGATTCTGAAAACCCGTTACGCTCACCTAGGTGGGGATGCCGCTCCCCGCTATATCCGAGCTAACGCGCCCATGGATGAGTGGCGTGAGGGTCGTGGTCCTTGCTATGTGGATACCACGCACATGACTCCCGACCAAATCCATGATATGAAATACGATTATCTAAATGAGCGCCCCAGCTATGTCTTATTTCTAGCCAGCCGAGCACAGGATTTAAGTAAGGAACCCATCGAAATTTATGGCTCTGACCCATACATTGTGGGGGGACATACAGCTAGCGGATATTGGGTTGATGTAAAAAGAGCTACCACCTTACCCGGATTATATGCCTGTGGTGATGTGGCGGGTGGCACACCCAATAAATTTGTGGGCGGTTGTGCTGCTGAGGGGCTCTTGTCTGCTAGGGCTGCCGTTGACTATGTGGCTAGTGTAGAGCAGGGTATCATTAACGAGGAGCAAATTTCCCAGGAGAAGGACAGGATTTTTGCACCTGGTTTCCGCCATAGTGTCGTGGGTGACGGTGTTAAACCCCGAGAAATGGAAGAACGGCTGCAGCGGCTGATGGATGAATATGCTGGGGGAGTGCACCAGTTTTTCAGAATGAACAAAGAAGGTTTGGAATATGCTCTGCGCAACCTCAAGATTTTGAAGGATCAAGTCAAATACCTAATTGCAACCGATCTTCATGAGTTGATGGATGCTCACGAAGTCATTGATCGATTAGACGTAGCTCAGGTACTGGTGCACCACCTGATGTACCGTGAAGAAACCAGATGGGCAGGCTGGCAAACCCGTGCTGATTTCCCAGAAAAGAACGATCAAAAATTCGATTGCTTTGTAAACTCCCGTTATAACCCCGAAACTGGAGACGTAGAAATGTTTACTCGCCCCTATGAACAAATCATCTCGGGGGACCGTTTAAAAGCTTAA
- a CDS encoding 4Fe-4S binding protein — MPPVVYQDKCKGCGKCEEICPGDLMELDENKKAFCRAKRDCWDCMACVKACQFEAIETRIPYQLGYYPARLIPKMKEKEIEWTCIDINGKVDKFLVKTHNK, encoded by the coding sequence ATGCCACCAGTAGTATATCAAGATAAATGCAAAGGGTGCGGGAAATGCGAAGAGATATGTCCCGGAGATTTAATGGAATTAGATGAGAATAAGAAAGCTTTTTGTAGAGCTAAAAGAGATTGCTGGGACTGCATGGCCTGTGTAAAAGCCTGCCAATTCGAGGCCATTGAAACTAGAATTCCGTATCAATTGGGGTACTATCCAGCTAGACTTATCCCTAAGATGAAAGAAAAAGAAATTGAGTGGACCTGCATTGATATCAATGGTAAGGTTGATAAGTTCCTAGTAAAGACCCACAACAAATAA
- a CDS encoding phosphatidylserine decarboxylase produces the protein MIKVYNRKTGNCEIEKVAGESYINWIYSSSMGMKFLELFVKKKLASNLCGYYCNRVISRTRIKKFVDEFKIDMSRFEIPKGDFRTFNEFFHRKLKADYRPDVKDKSILISPCDGKILAYEDIDIKKLVQIKGITYSLGELIGADSVSSKYAKGSCLIVRLSPSDYHRFHFVDDGVCSQTTKIKGFYYSVNPTSINKINKIFCSNKREWSILRSDNFGEVLYVEVGATFVGSIIQTYMENRNIRKGDEKGYFKFGGSTVILFFKDGVVKVDKDIMEQTAKGIECSVEMGERIGLATFKKK, from the coding sequence ATGATCAAGGTTTATAATAGAAAGACCGGAAACTGTGAAATTGAAAAAGTTGCTGGAGAGTCGTACATTAATTGGATATATTCATCTTCTATGGGAATGAAGTTCTTAGAGCTATTTGTAAAGAAAAAACTCGCTTCAAATCTATGCGGGTATTATTGTAATAGAGTGATAAGTAGAACCAGAATTAAAAAGTTCGTCGACGAATTTAAGATTGATATGTCTCGCTTTGAAATACCCAAAGGTGATTTTCGGACCTTTAATGAATTCTTTCATCGAAAGCTAAAAGCGGACTATAGACCAGATGTGAAGGATAAAAGCATCCTAATTTCCCCCTGCGATGGTAAGATTTTGGCTTATGAGGATATCGATATCAAGAAGCTTGTCCAGATTAAAGGAATCACTTATTCTTTGGGAGAACTTATAGGGGCGGACTCTGTAAGTTCAAAGTATGCAAAAGGCAGTTGCCTTATTGTGAGGTTGAGCCCCTCAGATTATCACAGGTTTCATTTTGTCGATGATGGGGTATGTAGTCAAACAACGAAAATTAAAGGATTTTATTATTCTGTAAATCCTACATCGATCAATAAGATTAATAAGATCTTTTGCTCGAATAAACGCGAATGGAGCATACTTCGTTCGGATAATTTTGGCGAAGTGCTGTATGTTGAGGTCGGTGCTACGTTTGTTGGTTCAATTATTCAAACTTATATGGAGAATAGAAACATAAGAAAGGGAGACGAAAAGGGCTATTTCAAATTTGGTGGGTCGACAGTTATCCTTTTTTTCAAAGATGGGGTAGTTAAAGTCGACAAGGATATTATGGAGCAGACTGCAAAGGGAATTGAATGTTCCGTTGAAATGGGAGAAAGAATAGGTCTTGCGACTTTTAAGAAGAAGTAG
- a CDS encoding chemotaxis protein CheW produces MDIIDSFLIFCVEEVRYALEVAAVKRIVRATEVTFLPEAPDSVRGLINVAGEIIPVIDMRQRLGLAGREMELSDRFILSNMAGMSIALLVDRVEGVVELPIQSVTSVKTAVQDTVTKAVTVEGNIVLIQPLEALVSEVALLQLVDIGLEDINE; encoded by the coding sequence ATGGATATAATAGATTCTTTTTTGATCTTCTGCGTTGAAGAAGTACGGTACGCGTTGGAAGTGGCAGCGGTGAAACGGATTGTACGTGCTACCGAAGTGACATTTTTGCCAGAAGCGCCTGACTCCGTCCGCGGACTTATCAATGTTGCGGGGGAAATCATTCCAGTGATTGACATGCGTCAGCGGCTCGGTTTAGCTGGCCGGGAGATGGAGCTAAGTGACCGATTTATTCTCTCGAACATGGCTGGTATGTCGATAGCTTTGTTAGTGGACAGGGTGGAAGGGGTAGTCGAGCTGCCTATACAGTCGGTAACAAGTGTGAAGACTGCGGTCCAAGATACCGTAACTAAAGCAGTTACCGTCGAGGGAAATATAGTTCTTATTCAACCTTTGGAGGCCCTTGTTTCTGAGGTTGCTCTCTTGCAGCTAGTGGACATTGGGCTGGAGGATATAAATGAATGA